A genomic segment from Glycine soja cultivar W05 chromosome 18, ASM419377v2, whole genome shotgun sequence encodes:
- the LOC114395121 gene encoding aspartyl protease family protein At5g10770-like codes for MTIQMSSFLLASLAVFFFFSSLEKSFAFQAARKEDTESNNLHQYTHLVHLSSLLPSSSCSSSTKGPKTKASLEVVHKHGPCSQLNDHDGKAKSTTPHSDILNQDKERVKYINSRLSKNLGQDSSVEELDSATLPAKSGSLIGSGNYFVVVGLGTPKRDLSLIFDTGSDLTWTQCEPCARSCYKQQDVIFDPSKSTSYSNITCTSALCTQLSTATGNDPGCSASTKACIYGIQYGDSSFSVGYFSRERLTVTATDVVDNFLFGCGQNNQGLFGGSAGLIGLGRHPISFVQQTAAKYRKIFSYCLPSTSSSTGHLSFGPAATGRYLKYTPFSTISRGSSFYGLDITAIAVGGVKLPVSSSTFSTGGAIIDSGTVITRLPPTAYAALRSAFRQGMSKYPSAGELSILDTCYDLSGYKVFSIPTIEFSFAGGVTVKLPPQGILFVASTKQVCLAFAANGDDSDVTIYGNVQQRTIEVVYDVGGGRIGFGAGGCK; via the exons ATGACCATTCAAATGTCTTCTTTTCTCTTAGCTTCTCTtgctgttttctttttcttctcctccttGGAGAAGAGTTTTGCCTTTCAAGCAGCAAGAAAGGAGGACACAGAAAGCAACAATCTTCATCAATATACTCATCTTGTTCACCTCAGCTCACTCCTTCCTTCATCTTCTTGCAGCTCTTCTACTAAAG GTCCCAAAACAAAAGCATCATTAGAAGTGGTACACAAACATGGGCCATGCTCCCAACTAAATGATCATGATGGCAAAGCTAAGTCTACAACACCACACAGTGACATTCTGAACCAAGACAAAGAAAGGGTGAAGTACATTAACTCAAGGCTCTCTAAGAACTTGGGCCAAGATAGTAGTGTTGAGGAATTGGACTCAGCTACCCTACCAGCCAAATCTGGTAGCCTTATTGGGTCTGGAAATTACTTTGTGGTTGTGGGTCTTGGGACACCCAAGAGGGACTTGTCACTCATTTTTGACACTGGCAGTGATCTCACTTGGACTCAGTGTGAACCTTGTGCTCGTTCTTGCTACAAGCAGCAAGATGTAATATTTGATCCATCAAAGTCTACATCATATTCCAATATTACATGTACATCTGCCCTCTGCACTCAGCTCTCTACTGCTACAG GAAACGATCCAGGATGTTCCGCATCCACCAAGGCATGCATATACGGCATCCAGTACGGCGACAGTTCCTTCTCAGTTGGCTACTTCAGCCGCGAGCGCCTCACCGTGACAGCCACCGACGTCGTCGACAACTTCCTCTTCGGCTGCGGCCAGAACAACCAGGGCCTCTTCGGCGGCTCCGCCGGCCTCATTGGCCTCGGCCGCCACCCCATCTCCTTCGTCCAACAAACCGCCGCCAAATACCGTAAAATCTTCTCCTACTGCCTCCCCTCCACCTCCAGCTCCACCGGCCACCTCTCCTTTGGCCCCGCCGCCACAGGACGCTACCTCAAGTACACCCCCTTCTCCACCATCTCCCGCGGCTCCTCCTTCTACGGTCTCGATATTACTGCCATCGCCGTAGGCGGTGTCAAACTCCCAGTCTCCTCCTCCACCTTCTCCACCGGCGGTGCAATCATCGACTCTGGCACCGTGATCACCCGCCTCCCCCCAACCGCCTACGCCGCCCTCCGATCCGCCTTCCGTCAAGGCATGTCAAAATACCCCTCCGCCGGGGAACTCTCCATCCTCGACACGTGTTATGATCTCAGTGGTTACAAGGTGTTTTCCATTCCCACGATAGAATTTTCGTTCGCCGGCGGCGTCACGGTGAAGCTGCCTCCACAGGGTATACTCTTCGTGGCGAGTACCAAGCAGGTTTGTTTGGCTTTTGCCGCAAATGGTGACGATAGTGATGTTACTATATATGGGAACGTACAACAGAGAACAATAGAGGTTGTGTATGATGTTGGAGGTGGGAGAATTGGGTTTGGTGCTGGTGGGTGCAAGTGA